A stretch of Mya arenaria isolate MELC-2E11 chromosome 14, ASM2691426v1 DNA encodes these proteins:
- the LOC128216967 gene encoding uncharacterized protein LOC128216967 isoform X2: MNVHSGLDLLITLCFAMLTLVVGGGCEEWQFGHVLPCLKDVLYGINGTYNILAGTDTETVQTFCSDGSTNRTVSCLEDLYQECGQHNGLLNIAQPQTWRNTFTGLCSNLSSHAIYSDCIVQQRDTVRHCLHNNDELLQRLLKKHTDTTQTFVMKICSYFKGITICTVNPVRDVCHEEAGALIQSFLQGILPQQMCQQDYTFKPSSSLASAYFGSVYYCCLLLLAILIVNE; encoded by the exons actTATTAATTACGCTGTGCTTTGCAATGTTGACACTTGTGGTTGGTGGTGGTTGCGAGGAGTGGCAGTTCGGTCACGTATTGCCGTGTCTCAAGGACGTTTTATATGGCATTAACGGTACCTACAACATCTTGGCTGGGACAGACACCGAAACCGTTCAAACATTCTGCAG TGATGGGTCTACCAATAGGACGGTATCATGTTTGGAAGACTTGTACCAAGAGTGCGGGCAACATAACGGTCTTCTGAACATAGCACAGCCTCAAACATGGCGAAACACGTTTACTGGACTGTGCAGTAATCTCTCAT CACACGCGATTTACAGTGACTGCATCGTACAACAAAGAGACACTGTTCGGCATTGTTTACACAACAACGACGAGCTTCTCCAGCGACTCCTTAAAAAACATACAGACACCACCCAAACATTCGTCATGAAAATATGCAG ctACTTTAAAGGTATCACTATATGTACCGTGAACCCAGTGCGAGACGTGTGTCACGAAGAGGCTGGCGCGTTAATACAAAGTTTTTTACAAGGAATTCTTCCCCAACAAATGTGCCAACAAGACTATACTTTTAAACCATCTTCATCCCTAGCTTCAGCTTATTTTGGTTCAGTTTATTACTGCTGTTTGCTTTTACTAGCAATTCTTATTGTAAATGAGTGA
- the LOC128216967 gene encoding uncharacterized protein LOC128216967 isoform X1, giving the protein MNVYFGLDLLITLCFAMLTLVVGGGCEEWQFGHVLPCLKDVLYGINGTYNILAGTDTETVQTFCSDGSTNRTVSCLEDLYQECGQHNGLLNIAQPQTWRNTFTGLCSNLSSHAIYSDCIVQQRDTVRHCLHNNDELLQRLLKKHTDTTQTFVMKICSYFKGITICTVNPVRDVCHEEAGALIQSFLQGILPQQMCQQDYTFKPSSSLASAYFGSVYYCCLLLLAILIVNE; this is encoded by the exons actTATTAATTACGCTGTGCTTTGCAATGTTGACACTTGTGGTTGGTGGTGGTTGCGAGGAGTGGCAGTTCGGTCACGTATTGCCGTGTCTCAAGGACGTTTTATATGGCATTAACGGTACCTACAACATCTTGGCTGGGACAGACACCGAAACCGTTCAAACATTCTGCAG TGATGGGTCTACCAATAGGACGGTATCATGTTTGGAAGACTTGTACCAAGAGTGCGGGCAACATAACGGTCTTCTGAACATAGCACAGCCTCAAACATGGCGAAACACGTTTACTGGACTGTGCAGTAATCTCTCAT CACACGCGATTTACAGTGACTGCATCGTACAACAAAGAGACACTGTTCGGCATTGTTTACACAACAACGACGAGCTTCTCCAGCGACTCCTTAAAAAACATACAGACACCACCCAAACATTCGTCATGAAAATATGCAG ctACTTTAAAGGTATCACTATATGTACCGTGAACCCAGTGCGAGACGTGTGTCACGAAGAGGCTGGCGCGTTAATACAAAGTTTTTTACAAGGAATTCTTCCCCAACAAATGTGCCAACAAGACTATACTTTTAAACCATCTTCATCCCTAGCTTCAGCTTATTTTGGTTCAGTTTATTACTGCTGTTTGCTTTTACTAGCAATTCTTATTGTAAATGAGTGA